The window TCATCATTCACCCTCATATAAAAGGGTTTGATGGACGCAGGGTAATCGGTAACGATCAATGGGCATTTATACAATTCCTCACTGAGGTAACGTTCATGCTCAGATTGGAGATCTATGCCCCATTCAACCGGAAACTCAAACTTCTTATCAGCCGCCAGCAATTCATCCACGGCTTCGGTGTAGGTGAGATGTACGAAATCTTTGTCGATTACACTCTTGAGCTTGGCGACAAGACCTTTCTCGATGAACTTGTCGAACAGGGCCATATCTTCAGCACAGTTCTCAAGTACGTCGCTCAGTACATACTTGAGCATTTCCGTGGCAACCTGCATGTTACAGGAAAGATCACAGAACGCCATCTCCGGCTCAATCATCCAGAATTCTGAGAGGTGTCGACTGGTGTTTGAATTTTCCGCCCGAAAAGTAGGGCCGAAAGTGTAAACGTTGCCGAGAGCCAGGGCGTATACTTCAGCCTGGAGCTGACCGCTGACAGTGAGCCCCGCACGTTTGCCGAAAAATTCTTCTGCATCGCTTTTGGGCCTTGAACCGTCTTTCCCCACGGTCGTTACCTGGAACATCTCACCGGCACCTTCACAGTCACTGGTGGTGATAATCGGAGTATGTACCTGGGCAAAGCCACGCTCATTGAAAAACTGATGGATTGCGTAGGAAAGCCGGGAGCGCACACGCGCCACACCGCCCAACGCATTGGTACGGGGTCTGAGATGACTCATTTCACGCAGAAACTCGAATGAATGACGCTTTTTTTGCAGTGGATATGTCTCCGGTTCCGCCCAACCGACAACTTCCACTTTTTCCGCGTGCATTTCAACATTTTGGCCTTTAGCCGGAGATTCCTTAGCGATACCGGTCACGATAACACTACAACCGGTGGTGAGGTGTTTTATCTCAGAATCATAGTTCTCAAGAGTTTTTTCGGCAATTATCTGTAAATTGGCCAGACATGAACCGTCATTGACCTCTAGAAAGGAGAAACCGCCTGTATCCCTTCTGGTTCGTATCCAACCCTGCACAACTATCTTCTGCTCGACAGGTTGTTCGCGCAACACTACATTTATCCGTTGCTTCATAGTATTCCCCATCTGAATATTTATTTCTGTCTTGAATGGTAGACAACCATTTCGCCATTTCCGCTTAATGTATGTACATTATCAGAAATGTCTGCCAGATGCTTACCTACCATTTTACATTTCACTGTCAAGAGAAAGAATATCTCACGCTCAACTTCGGAAAGCGTCTCAAAATTGCCCTGCCCTTTGGATATCACCAGATCGGCTGAGTAAAAATGCTCAAGAAACTCTTCTGAGCAGCTCTCGATGGGCGTGCCGGGACACGCTGTGCCATTGGTGATAATATTGGCAAATCGATCAAGTCCGGCTTCGCATGCGTCTTCCTTGAGAGCATCATTTATAATGGGCGCTTCCTTGACGGCCACGGTTACCTGAAAACCCCTCTCTACCAACAATTCCACCAGCAAGGTATCATAGACGATTTCCCCACAGTTATCTGTGAGATACAATATATGATCACCCTGGCTGAGAGTGTCCAGTTTTTCCAGGAGCCAGTTGCGATGATCTATGCCAAAATCCATATTTCGGCTTTTTTCGAACATCGCCTCAACATCAAAAGTGGCCATTGCGCCATAGTCGATAATATTGCCCGCTATGGCAAAACCGATGGCAGCGAAAAGTGGTCTCTCAGCGCTACGCACCTCCTCACGCAGTTTCGGTAAAAGAGCGAGTGCCCGCGAATTCTCCTGCCGTTTAACCTGATAATAGGGATCAGCCACCCCACTGACCCTGGCAATTGTGTCATATATTGCAACCGCATTGGCAGGTGGTGTTTTGTCTGGATCAATGGTTGTTATAACTTCAGCGACCGATTTCAAAATTTCTACGCTTCGCTTTTCATCACAATTCTGCAAACGGGCAACGCGCAAGGTTTGATTGAGGAAACACGGAAGACAATCAGGACTGGTTTTCATAGCATATATCCTTCTCGAACATTGGCCAGGGCGGCAAACATAGAGCGTTTTGCCCCAGGTTCACGCTCGTAGATATCGGCCAGGATAGAGCGCACCTTCTCACGCCGCGTGTCCTCCGCCAGAGGGCAAAGATTGGGAACCGGATTCATACCGTGGGATTCGGCAATGTTTATCACCTCATCCTTTTCAAGGTACGCCAGGGGACGGATAATGGACAACCTCCCCTCAAACAGCTGCTGTTTGGGGAGCATAGTAGAAACATTACCACTATAGAGTAAATTGAGAAACAACGTCTCAATAAGATCGTCCTTATGGTGACCCAGGGCAATCTTGTTATATCCCCTCTGCCTGGCGAGATCGAACAGCTGGCTTCGACGGTTTCGAGCACATTGATAACAACTACGATTCTCCTCGGTCATGTCCCAGGCCCGCTCCACCGTATATTCAATGCCGAGTGGGGTCACCTGGGTACCGATACTCTCGTGTGGACCCACAGATCCCTCGTGCTCTTTCCAGAACTCATGGTCAACAGTTATGGCATGCAACGTATAGCTAATTGGTGCTTTCTTCTGCCAGAAACTGAGTGTCCAGGCCAAGGCAAGACTGTCTACACCACCCGAGAGCGCAAGGAGCACCCTGTCCCCATCCTCAAGCATTTCATAATCATGCATCGCCTGACCGATCCGTCTATTAACAGATGGCAACAGCGTTGGTTCAATTTTCTTCATACTTCAATTCACATCCCATAAGACAAAACGCCCGCGTGCCGACCAGAACAAAGTCGACAACACGGGCTCAATTTTCAATACGGCGTTCCAGGTTTCAGTTTCTCAACTATAATACGACAGGACTCTGCTGCAACATGCTGCTGCATTGGCTGTGGCAGGCATACTCCGGCTATTGCTCATATCTATATCTTGATATACGGACACTCCGCAAGTCGTTCCTTTACCCCCTGAGAGACAAGCTCTTCGACAGTAATCCACTTAAACCCTCTGCTTTGCGCTTTACCAAAAGAAAAAATATTACTGAACAGTGACTGTTGGGTCTCATTGAAGTCAGCTGCCCAGAGAACATTTTTGCTTTTCGCATCTACGATCCTCAGATCAAAGGATGCTGAAGCAGGAGCATCAGCTGCATACTCACCACCTTCCCGCTGTTTAAACCGACGAACGGTTGTGATCATTACAGCATCACAACCAGTAATCTGACTGACATTTCGAATTACTGCCAATAGACCTGACCCCTCGCCTGTATAAAGAGAGTCCAACTCATCAGAGCTCAAGACCCGGACATTGACATTGGCGCCGATCTCCCGGGCCATGAGTGTATCAATAAGAGCGGCTCCTCGCCTGAGAGTTACAGACTGGGTATTTCCGGTCTCATCAGCCAGCGCCCTGGTAGGAAGCACGGCGACACAGTTAACAGCTTCAGGAATTTGACGGGCACTATCCTCTGATGACTTCTGACCTGCACAGGATGACAGCAGTAGCAAGCAACAAATAAACAATACTGCAGTTAGCGAACGTTTCACGGGACCCTCCTTTGAGTTAAACCTCAATTGCGGTTAACACCTCCCGGGTCGGCCAACGGAATTATCGCTGCAGGTCAGAGCAAAATCACAGGCACCCTTTGCTTGACATGACTATGCCGGAGGCCAATGGTCTGGTCGCGTCATTCATTGCTCTGCCAAGAGCCTTGAAGACTGCTTCTATAATATGATGTGCGTTCTCTCCATGTAACAGGTCGACATGCAGGGTTATACCAGCATGCAGACTGAAGGCCCTGGCGAATTCCTTTGCCAGACAGGTATCGAAGGTTCCGACTTTTGGGTCGGACACAGGTGCATTATAATGCAAAAACGGACGATTAGAAAGGTCTACCACCACTCGAACCAAAGTTTCGTCCATGGGCAGATAGCAGCTGCCATAGCGTTGAATTCCGCTTTTGTTACCTAATGCCTTGGCAAATACCTGCCCAAGGCAAATACCGATATCCTCAACAGTGTGGTGATCATCGACCTCAGTATCGCCATCCGCATCAAGTCGCATATTGAAAAATCCATGCACCGTGAATAGAGTGAGCATGTGGTCAAGAAATGGTACGCCCGAATCAATCGTGCATTCACCTTTTCCGTCAAGTTCCAGGTCAAGCTGGATGTCGGTCTCAGCAGTCTTCCTGGCAATAGATGCCTGCCTGGTCGTTATCATTTCATCACTCATGAAAGATTCTGCTCCATATAAAGTATTAAAATTGGGTTGAATAGTAGGATAATTTCAAGTGCGAGATTTCAATATTGTTTAAATCTGCGCAACTGATTATCATACTCTAGAAGCATTAAACGATCTCTATTTTTCGTGACACGAATTGCCAAAAAAATTATAATTAAATTTCAAACGTAACGGAATTTTTTATTGACACAGCGCCATCCAGCTTGTATATATGCCGCTGTTTTGACATTACTCAACAGCACGAGCGGGAATAACTCAGTGGTAGAGTGCAACCTTGCCAAGGTTGACGTCGCGAGTTCGAATCTCGTTTCCCGCTCCATTTGCGAATATAAAAGGTTCGGCGCTGCTGAGCCTTTTTTTATTAATTGACAGCTATTTAGAGGGACACAATGAAAACCTATCTTGCTCCAGTCAACGAGATCGAAAGAAAGTGGTACGTTGTCGATGCAGAGAACATGGTACTGGGGCGTCTGGCTACAGAAGTTGCCTCTCGCCTGCGTGGAAAGCACAAACCGACTTTCTCACCGTTCATGGACAATGGTGACTTTATCATTGTCACCAATGCTGACAAAATCCAGCTTACCGGCAATAAGATGGACGCTAAAATGTACTATCGCCACACCGGTTACATTGGCGGTATCAAGGAAGCTACAGCAAGAGAACTTCTTGCAAAGCATCCTACCGACCTGGTAATGAAGGCCGTAAAAGGCATGCTGCCAAAAAACAAGCTTGGCCGCGCACAATTGAAAAAACTTAAAGTTTACGCTAGTGCAGAACATCCACACGCAGCACAGCAACCTGAAGTTTTAGCTATTTAATCCTGGAGAAAATACACCATGGCTCAAGATCGTTTTTATGCCACCGGCAAGAGAAAGAACGCTATTGCACGTGTTTGGCTTACCCCTGGTACCGGCAAGGTAATCGTCAACAAAATGGATGCTGACGCATACTTTGGTGGCACCTTCAAATCCCAGAAAATTGAAAAGCCTTTCAAAATCACTGAAACCGCTGAGCAGTACGATGTTCTTGCTACTCTTAAAGGTGGCGGTAAATCTTCACAGGTCGATGCGCTGTCCCATGGTATCTCCAAAGCATTGCTCGAGGTCAGCCCTGAGAACCGCTTGCCATTGAAGAAATCCGGCCTTCTTACCCGTGACCCACGTGTCAAAGAGCGTAAGAAATACGGACAGAAAGGTGCACGCGCTAAATTCCAGTTCTCCAAGCGTTAATCAACGTATTTTTCAATCCTGTTTTTTCCACTCCAGGGAGATTATACGACAGGGTTGTTACCTGAACGGAATCGCTTTTAAGAAGGCAATGACAGCTCGGCTGTCATTGCCTTTTTTCGTTTTCACAATTGAACTCCAGGGATATACTCAACACTCTTCTTCGCAATGTATGACCTGGGGGGGGCTGAACTGCCTACACCAACTTGAGGATATCCAGATGATCAAGGTCGCCATTATCGGAGCTTCCGGTTATACCGGGGTCGAACTTTCCCGCATTCTCTGCAATCACCCACACGTTACCCTTACAGCCGCCACATCGCGCCAATACGCAGGCCAGCCATTAAGCGAGGTATTTCCTAATCTGCGCGGTAAGGTTGATCTCGTTTGCGAGAATCTCTCCACCGATGAAATTGCAGAACGAGCGGATGTTGTTTTCACGGCAGTGCCGCACAAAACTGCCATGGATATCGTTCCTCAGTTACTGGAGGCTGGGAAAAAGGTTGTTGACCTCTCCGCTGATTATCGACTTCGAGATCTTGCAACCTATGAGAACTGGTATCAACCACACTCTTCATCAAGTTACCTTGCGGAAGCTGTTTATGGTCTGCCTGAGCGCTATCGGGATGATATTTCCAAAGCCCGCCTGGTTGCCAACCCGGGTTGCTACCCTACCTCGATAATTCTAGCTCTCGCACCACTTCTTGAAAGAGGAGCAATTGACAGCCGCACCATTATTGCAGACTCTAAATCCGGCACTTCAGGTGCAGGACGGTCAGCAGCTGTGGGCACTCTCTTTTGTGAGGTTGCCGACGGCTTTCGTCCCTACAAAGTCGCCGGCACCCACAGACACACCCCTGAAATTGAGCAAGAGTTGAGTTGCGCAGCAAAAACTGATATCACCGTCAGCTTCACCCCACATCTCCTGCCCATCTCACGCGGTATTCTCAGCACCATTTATGCTGAATTACAACCTGACTTTGATGCAGAGAAAATCGGGGCCATATATAAACAAGCCTATGAGAGTGAGACATTTGTGCGAGTGCTCCCCCACAATTCGCTCCCTGCAACCCAATATGTACGTGGTT of the Desulfosediminicola ganghwensis genome contains:
- the hisB gene encoding imidazoleglycerol-phosphate dehydratase HisB produces the protein MSDEMITTRQASIARKTAETDIQLDLELDGKGECTIDSGVPFLDHMLTLFTVHGFFNMRLDADGDTEVDDHHTVEDIGICLGQVFAKALGNKSGIQRYGSCYLPMDETLVRVVVDLSNRPFLHYNAPVSDPKVGTFDTCLAKEFARAFSLHAGITLHVDLLHGENAHHIIEAVFKALGRAMNDATRPLASGIVMSSKGCL
- a CDS encoding tRNA lysidine(34) synthetase, with protein sequence MKKIEPTLLPSVNRRIGQAMHDYEMLEDGDRVLLALSGGVDSLALAWTLSFWQKKAPISYTLHAITVDHEFWKEHEGSVGPHESIGTQVTPLGIEYTVERAWDMTEENRSCYQCARNRRSQLFDLARQRGYNKIALGHHKDDLIETLFLNLLYSGNVSTMLPKQQLFEGRLSIIRPLAYLEKDEVINIAESHGMNPVPNLCPLAEDTRREKVRSILADIYEREPGAKRSMFAALANVREGYML
- the asnS gene encoding asparagine--tRNA ligase, with amino-acid sequence MKQRINVVLREQPVEQKIVVQGWIRTRRDTGGFSFLEVNDGSCLANLQIIAEKTLENYDSEIKHLTTGCSVIVTGIAKESPAKGQNVEMHAEKVEVVGWAEPETYPLQKKRHSFEFLREMSHLRPRTNALGGVARVRSRLSYAIHQFFNERGFAQVHTPIITTSDCEGAGEMFQVTTVGKDGSRPKSDAEEFFGKRAGLTVSGQLQAEVYALALGNVYTFGPTFRAENSNTSRHLSEFWMIEPEMAFCDLSCNMQVATEMLKYVLSDVLENCAEDMALFDKFIEKGLVAKLKSVIDKDFVHLTYTEAVDELLAADKKFEFPVEWGIDLQSEHERYLSEELYKCPLIVTDYPASIKPFYMRVNDDGKTVAAMDILVPGIGEIVGGSQREERYEVLEKRMIEAGIEPEEYEWYLDLRKYGSVPHAGYGLGFERLVQFVTGMANIREVIPFPRTPGSAPC
- the rpsI gene encoding 30S ribosomal protein S9 gives rise to the protein MAQDRFYATGKRKNAIARVWLTPGTGKVIVNKMDADAYFGGTFKSQKIEKPFKITETAEQYDVLATLKGGGKSSQVDALSHGISKALLEVSPENRLPLKKSGLLTRDPRVKERKKYGQKGARAKFQFSKR
- a CDS encoding damage-control phosphatase ARMT1 family protein, which gives rise to MKTSPDCLPCFLNQTLRVARLQNCDEKRSVEILKSVAEVITTIDPDKTPPANAVAIYDTIARVSGVADPYYQVKRQENSRALALLPKLREEVRSAERPLFAAIGFAIAGNIIDYGAMATFDVEAMFEKSRNMDFGIDHRNWLLEKLDTLSQGDHILYLTDNCGEIVYDTLLVELLVERGFQVTVAVKEAPIINDALKEDACEAGLDRFANIITNGTACPGTPIESCSEEFLEHFYSADLVISKGQGNFETLSEVEREIFFLLTVKCKMVGKHLADISDNVHTLSGNGEMVVYHSRQK
- the rplM gene encoding 50S ribosomal protein L13 codes for the protein MKTYLAPVNEIERKWYVVDAENMVLGRLATEVASRLRGKHKPTFSPFMDNGDFIIVTNADKIQLTGNKMDAKMYYRHTGYIGGIKEATARELLAKHPTDLVMKAVKGMLPKNKLGRAQLKKLKVYASAEHPHAAQQPEVLAI
- the argC gene encoding N-acetyl-gamma-glutamyl-phosphate reductase, with the translated sequence MIKVAIIGASGYTGVELSRILCNHPHVTLTAATSRQYAGQPLSEVFPNLRGKVDLVCENLSTDEIAERADVVFTAVPHKTAMDIVPQLLEAGKKVVDLSADYRLRDLATYENWYQPHSSSSYLAEAVYGLPERYRDDISKARLVANPGCYPTSIILALAPLLERGAIDSRTIIADSKSGTSGAGRSAAVGTLFCEVADGFRPYKVAGTHRHTPEIEQELSCAAKTDITVSFTPHLLPISRGILSTIYAELQPDFDAEKIGAIYKQAYESETFVRVLPHNSLPATQYVRGSNFCDLGFAIDTRTNRIVVVSAIDNIVKGAAGQAVQNMNIMLGLEEDAGLAGAPFFP